From the Musa acuminata AAA Group cultivar baxijiao chromosome BXJ1-2, Cavendish_Baxijiao_AAA, whole genome shotgun sequence genome, one window contains:
- the LOC135612286 gene encoding cell division cycle 5-like protein, producing MIRKGSFWSNTRRAIPPLRLHTSHGSQRLHWLHHPPLANEMEWRREEEERLVDLARLPALVDWRAVAAEVGRTPAQCKERYEELLDVACARDGRHDPRDDLRRLRAGKVGPDDEDGRTPPA from the exons ATGATCCGGAAGGGAAGCTTTTGGTCCAACACCCGACGCGCGATCCCTCCCCTTCGCCTGCACACGTCGCACGGATCGCAACGACTGCACTGGCTGCACCATCCTCCTCTCGCGAACGAG ATGGAGTGGCgcagggaagaggaggagaggctGGTGGATCTCGCCAGGCTGCCGGCGCTTGTTGATTGGAGAGCGGTTGCGGCTGAGGTGGGTCGAACGCCGGCTCAGTGCAAGGAGCGCTACGAGGAGCTGCTCGACGTTGCATGCGCGAGAGACGGGCGCCACGATCCCAGAGACGACCTGCGAAGGCTTCGTGCAGGAAAGGTGGGACCTGACGACGAGGACGGCCGGACACCGCCGGCATGA